The Gammaproteobacteria bacterium genome includes a window with the following:
- a CDS encoding UDP-2,3-diacylglucosamine diphosphatase codes for MNYTLFISDLHLEASGPQITQCFFNLLKTQARQADAVYILGDLFEVWIGDDDATPFNQSVMAAIQALTATGIPVYFLRGNRDFLIGEDFCKKTGCQLLTDPCKILLYGIPIVLTHGDMLCTEDTRHQKFRHYALNPRYQGFFLHLPLTLRRMLARWIRGFSKRHTGRTAYQIMDVTPNAVANLLRKEQATQMIHGHTHRAHIHTLEVDGKASQRIVLGDWHQHGSVLMYYANGDYQLMTFDYL; via the coding sequence GTGAACTATACACTATTTATTTCTGATCTTCATCTTGAGGCCAGTGGGCCACAAATCACTCAGTGTTTTTTTAATCTACTGAAAACCCAGGCGCGCCAGGCTGATGCTGTCTACATATTAGGAGATTTATTTGAAGTTTGGATTGGAGATGATGATGCTACCCCATTTAACCAATCCGTGATGGCAGCGATACAGGCACTGACAGCAACTGGTATTCCAGTCTATTTTTTGCGCGGTAACCGTGATTTTTTGATTGGTGAAGATTTTTGCAAAAAAACCGGCTGCCAGCTATTAACTGACCCTTGTAAAATTCTGCTTTACGGTATCCCTATTGTGCTGACACATGGCGATATGTTATGCACCGAAGATACTCGGCATCAAAAATTCCGTCATTATGCATTGAATCCGCGTTACCAAGGTTTTTTTCTGCATTTACCCTTAACGCTACGCCGCATGCTTGCACGTTGGATACGCGGTTTCAGCAAAAGGCATACTGGACGAACCGCCTATCAGATTATGGATGTAACACCTAATGCAGTTGCCAATTTATTACGCAAAGAGCAGGCCACACAGATGATACACGGCCATACACATCGTGCGCATATCCATACGCTAGAAGTCGATGGTAAAGCTTCGCAGCGTATTGTTTTAGGCGACTGGCATCAGCATGGCAGTGTGTTGATGTATTATGCTAATGGTGATTATCAGTTGATGACGTTTGATTATTTGTGA
- the recO gene encoding DNA repair protein RecO, whose protein sequence is MRIALQPAFILHSRPLNETSSLLEAFTESYGRVSLVARAARSRFRGILRPFTPLLISWSGKTELMNLSAVESYGLPWTLSGSVLLSGIYLNEMLVRLLPRFDAHPRLFAQYQQTLQCLQQQHSKEPSLRLFEKTLLTELGYGLSLNQEASGMPIVAEQSYVFIAGQGFSISSCGTSLQRSPVFQGSSLLAFHHNTLEHLADLRAAKQLTRLAIGSLLGNKPLKSRELFSYGHDFFPSPLVGEGKKLSSYLASKLLHK, encoded by the coding sequence ATGCGAATTGCTCTTCAACCTGCTTTCATACTACATAGTCGCCCGCTAAACGAAACCAGTTCGTTGTTAGAGGCATTCACTGAATCTTACGGTCGTGTCAGCCTGGTAGCGCGTGCGGCACGTTCGCGTTTTCGCGGTATTCTGCGTCCGTTTACGCCGTTGTTAATCAGCTGGTCTGGTAAAACTGAATTAATGAATTTAAGCGCAGTTGAATCCTACGGCTTACCTTGGACGCTATCGGGTTCTGTTTTGTTAAGCGGAATCTATCTCAATGAAATGCTGGTGCGATTATTACCGCGTTTTGATGCCCACCCGCGTTTGTTTGCACAATACCAACAGACCTTGCAATGTCTGCAGCAGCAACATTCGAAAGAACCCAGTTTGCGGTTGTTTGAAAAAACTTTGCTGACTGAACTGGGCTATGGTTTGTCGCTTAATCAAGAAGCAAGCGGCATGCCGATTGTGGCGGAGCAAAGCTATGTGTTTATAGCAGGCCAGGGCTTTTCCATCAGTTCATGTGGCACTTCGCTGCAACGCTCACCGGTATTTCAAGGCAGTAGTCTTTTGGCCTTTCATCATAATACCCTGGAACATTTAGCTGATTTGCGGGCAGCTAAGCAACTGACGCGTTTAGCGATTGGTTCTCTGTTGGGTAATAAACCGCTGAAAAGTCGGGAGTTGTTCTCTTACGGTCATGACTTCTTTCCTTCTCCCCTTGTGGGAGAAGGAAAAAAGCTAAGCAGCTATCTTGCTTCAAAATTGCTTCACAAATAA
- the era gene encoding GTPase Era produces MSNEFHCGYVAILGRPNVGKSTLLNHLIGQKISITSRKPQTTRHQILGIKTLESAQILYIDTPGIHKQAHHALNRYMNRVATGAIPGVDVIVFMVDGLQWYEDDDLVLKKIETVDRPVILAVNKIDKIADKTALLPHLEMLSKKRQFAAVVPISAKRQADVMALEQVIVRYLPENPPLFPEDQVTDRSERFLVAEIIREKLMRHLGKELPYALTVEIEQFKQTDKLLRIAAVIYVEKASQKRIVIGEDGELLKAVGTEARLEMEKWLADKIFLQLWVKVKRGWSDDERSLQSLGYGK; encoded by the coding sequence ATGAGCAACGAATTCCATTGTGGTTATGTGGCCATTCTTGGTCGCCCTAATGTGGGTAAGTCCACCTTATTGAATCATTTGATAGGGCAAAAAATCAGCATCACTTCACGCAAACCGCAGACCACGCGTCATCAGATTCTCGGCATCAAGACTTTAGAGTCAGCACAGATTCTTTATATCGATACACCCGGTATTCATAAACAGGCGCATCATGCGTTGAACCGCTATATGAACCGTGTGGCCACGGGCGCCATTCCGGGTGTCGATGTGATTGTATTTATGGTAGATGGTTTACAGTGGTATGAAGACGATGATTTGGTGTTGAAAAAGATCGAGACGGTTGATAGGCCTGTGATTTTGGCGGTAAATAAAATCGATAAAATTGCTGATAAAACCGCCTTGCTGCCGCATTTAGAAATGTTAAGCAAAAAAAGACAATTCGCCGCTGTCGTGCCGATTTCTGCCAAAAGACAAGCAGATGTCATGGCATTAGAACAGGTAATAGTCCGTTATTTGCCGGAAAATCCCCCTTTGTTCCCTGAAGATCAGGTGACTGATCGCAGTGAACGCTTTCTCGTGGCTGAGATTATCCGCGAAAAACTGATGCGGCATTTGGGTAAAGAATTGCCTTATGCATTGACGGTTGAGATTGAGCAGTTTAAACAGACTGACAAATTATTGCGTATTGCTGCGGTGATTTATGTGGAGAAAGCTTCGCAGAAGCGCATTGTGATTGGGGAAGATGGCGAGCTTTTAAAAGCGGTGGGTACAGAGGCGCGTTTAGAAATGGAAAAATGGTTGGCGGATAAAATCTTTTTACAATTATGGGTGAAGGTGAAACGCGGCTGGTCGGATGATGAGCGTAGTCTGCAAAGTTTGGGGTATGGGAAGTAA
- the rnc gene encoding ribonuclease III, translating into MKSPLEKLNEQLGYTFRDISLLETALTHRSYGHINNERLEFLGDALLNFYIAEKLFQGYPDLTEGGLSRMRANLVNGDALAELARKLKINDYLRLGAGEQKSGGVQRSSILSNAMEAIIGAIYLDGGAAACQQCILNWLSNQIAAITTQGVQKDPKTQLQEFLQAKHLALPQYHVLSVDGREHNQVFKIECRVKGIPKNTIGKGSSRRRAEQDAAQKFLALFETEL; encoded by the coding sequence ATGAAGTCACCGTTAGAAAAATTAAATGAGCAATTGGGCTATACATTTCGGGATATATCATTGTTGGAAACTGCCTTAACGCATCGCAGTTACGGTCATATCAATAATGAGCGCTTGGAGTTTTTGGGAGATGCCTTGCTGAATTTTTATATCGCTGAAAAGCTGTTCCAAGGCTATCCTGATTTGACCGAAGGTGGTTTGAGCCGTATGCGTGCGAATCTCGTGAATGGCGATGCCTTAGCAGAACTAGCGAGAAAGCTCAAAATTAACGATTATCTGCGCCTGGGTGCAGGCGAGCAAAAAAGCGGCGGCGTTCAGCGTAGTTCTATTTTATCTAACGCTATGGAAGCCATTATTGGAGCGATTTATCTAGATGGGGGAGCAGCAGCTTGCCAACAGTGCATTCTTAACTGGCTTTCCAACCAGATTGCTGCGATTACGACGCAAGGCGTGCAAAAAGATCCCAAAACCCAGCTGCAGGAATTTTTACAAGCCAAACATTTGGCGCTGCCGCAATATCATGTGTTATCCGTAGATGGTAGAGAACATAATCAGGTATTTAAAATCGAATGCCGGGTGAAAGGCATACCTAAAAATACCATTGGCAAGGGTAGCAGTCGACGCCGTGCCGAACAGGATGCGGCACAGAAATTTTTAGCGCTATTTGAGACAGAATTATGA
- the lepB gene encoding signal peptidase I has protein sequence MNFPATLTALVVGCGIIALIDMLFFRRKRLSAKQKQSVIVENARSFFWVLLLVWVIRSFLIQPYRVPTGSLQPTVAPGDFLVVNQFAYGLRFPVGNTKIVPIAEPKRGDIVLFYAPPDPSIVFVKRLVGLPGDHIQYKDKVLYINGKAMPQQFVSEAVDDEPAGINPEEHIPVALKTENLMGVKHSIYVRPIDEGLTQDVDVVVPPGNYFMMGDNRDNSDDSRTWGFVPEQNLIGKAFGIWMSWDAINHRVRWNRIGKAVK, from the coding sequence ATGAATTTCCCAGCGACGTTGACTGCGCTGGTAGTGGGCTGTGGCATAATTGCGCTGATTGATATGCTATTCTTCCGTCGCAAACGTTTGTCAGCCAAGCAAAAACAATCCGTGATCGTCGAAAATGCCCGCTCGTTTTTTTGGGTATTATTGTTGGTTTGGGTCATACGTTCGTTTCTTATCCAACCTTATCGCGTGCCCACAGGTTCATTACAACCCACTGTAGCGCCTGGAGATTTTCTAGTCGTGAATCAGTTTGCTTATGGACTACGTTTCCCCGTGGGCAACACTAAGATCGTGCCGATTGCAGAACCCAAGCGCGGGGATATAGTTTTATTTTATGCGCCACCTGATCCTTCTATCGTATTTGTTAAACGTCTGGTGGGATTGCCGGGCGATCATATACAGTACAAAGATAAAGTACTCTACATCAATGGCAAAGCCATGCCGCAACAATTTGTGAGTGAAGCCGTCGATGACGAACCTGCCGGTATCAATCCCGAAGAACATATCCCCGTCGCTTTGAAAACAGAAAATCTAATGGGGGTTAAACATAGTATTTATGTAAGACCCATAGATGAGGGTTTAACCCAAGATGTCGATGTCGTAGTGCCTCCTGGTAATTATTTTATGATGGGCGATAACCGCGATAACAGCGATGACAGCCGCACTTGGGGTTTTGTGCCCGAGCAAAATTTAATTGGTAAAGCTTTTGGGATATGGATGAGCTGGGATGCCATTAACCATCGCGTGCGTTGGAATAGGATAGGCAAGGCAGTTAAATAA
- the lepA gene encoding translation elongation factor 4 yields MKYIRNFSIIAHIDHGKSTLADRFIQRCGGLSEREMSEQVLDSMDIERERGITIKAQSVTLHYKAKDGHSYQLNFIDTPGHVDFSYEVSRSLSACEGALLVVDAAQGVEAQTVAVCYTAIEQGLEVLPVLNKIDLPQAEPDKVIQEIEDIIGIEAHHAIRISAKTGLGIEDLLEQLVATIPAPKGQDNALLQALIIDSWFDSYLGVVSLVRVMQGVLKAGEKMQVMSTGRSYLVDQVGIFTPKRQNTGILRAGEVGYVIAGIKEVNGAPVGDTLTHAQHPASSPLPGFQKVKPQVFAGLFTINAEDYEAFRDALAKLRLNDAALFYEPETSEALGFGFRCGFLGMLHMEIVQERLEREYQLDLITTAPTVVYEVVTSKGETKYIDNPYKLPPPAEIAEMREPIAQVNILVPQEYLGNVITLCVERRGVQKNMLYAGRQVALTYEIPMNEVVLDFFDRLKSVSRGYASLDYAFKSFQAAPLVKLDILINGDKVDALATIVHREKAQQRGRALVEKMQEIIPRQMFDVAIQAAIGSQIIARQTVKALRKNVTAKCYGGDVSRKRKLLEKQKAGKKRMKQVGRVEIPQEAFLAVLKVDQKN; encoded by the coding sequence ATGAAATACATCAGAAACTTTTCTATCATTGCCCATATCGATCACGGTAAATCTACCCTAGCAGATCGCTTCATCCAACGGTGTGGCGGCTTATCCGAGCGTGAAATGAGCGAGCAAGTGCTCGATTCCATGGATATAGAGCGCGAGCGTGGCATCACCATCAAAGCCCAAAGTGTGACCTTGCACTATAAAGCCAAAGACGGTCACAGCTACCAACTAAACTTTATTGACACTCCGGGACATGTGGATTTCTCCTATGAAGTCTCGCGTTCGTTATCGGCTTGCGAGGGTGCGCTATTGGTGGTTGACGCAGCCCAAGGGGTAGAAGCGCAGACCGTGGCCGTGTGCTATACCGCCATCGAACAGGGACTGGAAGTATTACCGGTATTAAACAAAATTGATCTGCCTCAGGCTGAGCCGGATAAAGTGATACAGGAAATTGAAGACATTATTGGCATAGAAGCGCATCACGCTATCCGTATCAGCGCCAAAACAGGTTTGGGTATTGAAGATTTACTAGAACAATTAGTAGCCACCATTCCAGCCCCCAAAGGCCAAGATAATGCATTATTGCAGGCGTTAATCATCGATTCCTGGTTTGATAGTTATTTAGGTGTTGTATCCTTGGTGCGGGTCATGCAAGGTGTCCTCAAAGCGGGTGAAAAAATGCAGGTGATGTCAACTGGCCGGTCATATTTGGTAGACCAGGTTGGCATTTTTACACCTAAACGCCAGAACACCGGAATATTGAGAGCCGGTGAAGTAGGTTATGTCATTGCCGGAATCAAAGAAGTCAATGGCGCACCCGTAGGCGATACCCTGACACATGCACAGCACCCAGCTTCTTCGCCATTGCCGGGATTCCAAAAAGTCAAACCACAAGTTTTTGCCGGCTTGTTTACCATAAACGCCGAAGACTATGAGGCATTCCGCGATGCTTTAGCTAAACTGCGCTTAAATGATGCCGCCTTGTTTTATGAACCAGAAACTTCTGAAGCATTAGGCTTTGGTTTCCGTTGCGGCTTTTTAGGTATGTTGCACATGGAAATCGTGCAGGAACGTTTAGAACGCGAATATCAATTGGATCTAATCACTACTGCACCGACTGTTGTGTATGAAGTGGTGACGAGTAAAGGCGAAACCAAATACATCGATAATCCCTACAAATTGCCGCCGCCGGCGGAAATTGCCGAAATGCGCGAGCCCATCGCTCAGGTGAATATCCTGGTGCCGCAAGAATATCTGGGTAATGTCATTACCTTATGCGTGGAACGTCGCGGTGTACAGAAAAACATGCTCTATGCCGGTCGTCAAGTCGCACTGACTTATGAAATTCCTATGAACGAGGTTGTGTTAGATTTTTTTGATCGCTTAAAATCAGTCAGCCGCGGCTATGCTTCCCTGGATTATGCATTTAAATCTTTCCAGGCCGCGCCATTGGTTAAACTGGATATTTTGATTAATGGTGATAAAGTAGATGCCTTAGCCACAATTGTGCACCGCGAGAAAGCCCAACAACGCGGTCGTGCTTTAGTTGAAAAGATGCAGGAAATTATCCCGCGGCAGATGTTTGATGTGGCCATTCAGGCTGCGATAGGTTCACAGATTATTGCACGGCAAACGGTGAAGGCTTTACGTAAAAATGTCACAGCCAAGTGTTATGGCGGCGATGTAAGCCGTAAACGTAAATTATTGGAAAAACAAAAAGCTGGTAAAAAACGCATGAAGCAAGTTGGAAGAGTAGAGATTCCGCAGGAGGCGTTTTTAGCAGTGTTAAAAGTAGATCAGAAAAATTAA
- a CDS encoding protein YgfX yields MTLVLQRSRIWLLLLLLIHAGALCCLLLSKAPFWIILPAGLAGVGSLIIRLQHAALSAASAVVRLWVDSDRQWYLQNHAGKVVSAQLHGDTFVSRYLVILNFTLETKRRSNSVILWVDSVDAHTFRRLKQYLLTQRVITNYSPPLKKG; encoded by the coding sequence ATGACACTGGTATTACAAAGATCGCGAATATGGCTGCTGCTGTTATTGCTAATTCATGCAGGTGCGCTGTGTTGTTTATTATTATCAAAGGCGCCATTTTGGATTATATTGCCTGCAGGACTGGCTGGGGTCGGTAGCTTAATCATTAGATTGCAGCATGCTGCATTAAGTGCTGCATCCGCCGTGGTGCGTTTATGGGTAGATAGTGATAGACAATGGTACTTGCAGAATCATGCGGGAAAGGTGGTGTCAGCACAGTTGCATGGCGACACCTTTGTGAGTCGGTATTTAGTTATTTTAAATTTTACATTAGAGACTAAACGGCGGAGTAACTCCGTAATTTTATGGGTGGATAGTGTGGATGCGCATACTTTTCGACGTCTTAAACAATATTTGTTGACTCAGCGTGTTATTACTAACTACTCTCCCCCTTTGAAAAAGGGGTGA
- the sixA gene encoding phosphohistidine phosphatase SixA, with product MKLYLTRHGEAVAAEINPDRPLSALGEKQVNSVGEKLHARGIVVDKIYHSGIVRARQTAELLAPQVQAGSVLPLPGLRPEDLVEPMEIEVATWTQPVMLVGHLPFMAYLLEALTLHSASVIFNPATVACLAPVGDGWILEWVIHAAETR from the coding sequence ATGAAACTTTATCTCACACGTCACGGAGAAGCCGTTGCGGCAGAAATCAACCCAGATCGTCCTTTAAGCGCACTTGGAGAAAAGCAGGTAAATAGCGTGGGCGAGAAATTGCATGCGCGCGGTATCGTCGTAGATAAGATTTACCACAGCGGCATTGTGCGCGCACGGCAAACAGCGGAATTACTCGCGCCACAAGTGCAAGCGGGCAGCGTTCTGCCATTACCTGGCTTGCGTCCTGAAGATCTGGTTGAACCTATGGAAATAGAAGTAGCCACCTGGACGCAACCAGTGATGCTGGTAGGACATTTACCCTTTATGGCTTATCTGTTAGAAGCACTCACCTTGCATTCAGCATCAGTGATATTTAACCCAGCGACAGTTGCGTGTCTTGCGCCTGTGGGAGATGGCTGGATATTAGAATGGGTGATACATGCGGCTGAGACGCGATGA